The following proteins come from a genomic window of Girardinichthys multiradiatus isolate DD_20200921_A chromosome 8, DD_fGirMul_XY1, whole genome shotgun sequence:
- the LOC124872907 gene encoding uncharacterized protein LOC124872907 has protein sequence MFQIAQARQELQETARQGALLSAALERHKGTLQRIANTPSHREHDPTQSKVRDLTFQFEQEAKENSASNQLRMTGKMDVEGKEPRKVSQKSDRVMMRKVLDPMPTDARRISLQNGTRLYQVIRDPWDIEGDRLLVFTNDDFKIHNTKFRKRLRAQAGEDCKKEVRELRRQVSQNKESKVHLTNGADLTYYAVIHSPIAAYKKGEDLKEYREKMWVALEEGLNAAINHGLRRVTICIDGLRSHDLPWESAEKVAVATAHHVVKNLLTDASLTEIVIVTSLSQHESRRKRELALVERMDEKKPKDPPHLEISRIQQGNEIKSHPDEKRYRHKNETNQALRLEKGPKSAKKDGAAPSTSVKAVERSLANCSLEDLDKTELVPTKDLKAKKKIKTKSSPRGAPESI, from the exons ATGTTTCAG ATTGCTCAGGCCAGACAAGAACTGCAAGAGACTGCCAGGCAGGGAGCCCTCTTATCAGCAGCCCTCGAGCGCCATAAAGGAACCCTCCAACGTATAGCCAACACCCCAAGCCACAGGGAGCATGACCCCACACAAAGTAAAGTAAGAGACCTTACCTTCCAATTTGAACaagaagccaaagaaaacagTGCCAGTAACCAACTCAGAATGACAGGAAAGATGGATGTCGAAGGAAAAGAGCCAAGAAAGGTTAGTCAGAAGTCAgacagggtcatgatgaggaaagtCCTAGACCCGATGCCCACAGATGCAAGACGAATTTCCCTGCAAAACGGGACTCGACTCTACCAGGTTATTAGAGACCCCTGGGACATAGAGGGAGACAGACTGTTAGTTTTCACAAATGACGACTTCAAGATCCACAATACCAAATTCAGGAAAAGGTTAAGAGCCCAGGCAGGGGAAGATTGCAAAAAAGAGGTTCGAGAGCTGAGAAGACAAGTGAGCCAGAACAAAGAAAGCAAAGTGCATCTGACTAATGGGGCCGACCTTACTTATTATGCTGTCATCCACTCTCCCATTGCCGCTTACAAAAAGGGAGAAGACTTGAAAGAgtacagagagaaaatgtgGGTGGCCCTGGAAGAGGGACTGAATGCTGCCATCAACCACGGCCTGAGAAGGGTAACAATATGCATAGACGGACTGAGATCACATGACCTGCCATGGGAGTCGGCAGAAAAAGTAGCCGTTGCAACAGCACACCATGTAGTCAAGAATTTGTTGACAGATGCCTCACTGACCGAAATAGTCATCGTCACTTCCCTTAGCCAGCATGAGAGTCggaggaagagagagctggcgttagtagaaaggatggatgagaagaagcCGAAAGATCCCCCTCACTTAGAGATATCAAGAATCCAACAAGGAAATGAAATCAAATCACACCCTGATGAAAAACGCTACCGGCACAAGAATGAAACCAACCAAGCTTTACGCCTGGAGAAAGGACCAAAATCAGCAAAGAAAGACGGAGCTGCCCCTTCAACCTCTGTGAAGGCTGTGGAACGTAGCCTAGCTAATTGCAGCCTGGAAGATTTGGATAAAACAGAGTTGGTtccaacaaaagatttaaaagcaaagaagaagatTAAAACAAAGTCCAGCCCAAGAGGAGCTCCTGAGtccatttaa